In Microbulbifer sp. GL-2, the following are encoded in one genomic region:
- a CDS encoding sugar MFS transporter, whose protein sequence is MAILQSNSAVEADHFQAEEHFGNRFALVALTSLFFMWGFITCLNDILIPYLKGVFDLSYAQAMLVQFCFFGAYFLVSLPAGALLSRIGYQKGIVVGLSVAVIGCLLFIPAGRMEIYGLFLGALFVLASGITILQVSANPYVTMLGDERTAASRLTMTQAFNSLGTTVAPQFGALLILPAAGVAITTARSSAVEIPYLILAIVLAVLATVFGLLKLPRIVNISKPAASMEDSESAWNQRHLVLGALAIFLYVGAEVSIGSFLVNFIAEDSIAGLQESDAAFYISLYWGGALVGRFVGALVMRYISAGKVLGICSIGSCALLVITVTGSGFLAMYAVLAVGLFNSIMFPTIFSLALAKLGVATSQGSGILCQAIVGGAIVPLLQGVLADQVGVQISFVLPIFCYLYILYYGAIGHRPDKHA, encoded by the coding sequence ATGGCGATCTTGCAAAGTAACTCAGCAGTGGAAGCTGATCATTTTCAAGCAGAGGAGCATTTTGGAAACAGGTTTGCACTGGTGGCTTTGACATCCTTATTTTTTATGTGGGGGTTTATTACCTGTTTAAATGATATTTTAATTCCCTACTTGAAGGGCGTATTTGACCTGAGTTATGCCCAGGCGATGTTGGTGCAGTTCTGTTTTTTTGGTGCTTATTTTTTGGTTTCTCTGCCCGCCGGCGCTTTACTTTCCCGCATTGGTTATCAAAAAGGAATAGTAGTAGGGTTGAGTGTTGCAGTAATTGGTTGCTTATTATTTATTCCCGCCGGGCGTATGGAAATTTATGGGTTATTCCTTGGGGCGCTATTTGTCTTGGCTTCTGGCATCACCATTTTGCAGGTTTCAGCAAATCCCTATGTGACTATGCTGGGTGATGAGCGTACTGCTGCCAGTCGCTTGACTATGACCCAGGCGTTTAATTCATTGGGGACTACTGTCGCCCCACAATTTGGAGCGCTACTTATCCTCCCGGCTGCAGGTGTGGCTATTACCACTGCAAGGTCTTCCGCCGTAGAAATTCCATACCTGATTCTGGCTATAGTCCTTGCGGTACTGGCAACAGTATTTGGGCTCCTGAAGCTGCCTCGCATAGTTAATATTTCTAAGCCAGCAGCCTCCATGGAAGACTCAGAGTCGGCCTGGAATCAACGTCACTTGGTGCTGGGTGCTCTAGCAATATTCCTTTATGTGGGCGCGGAGGTGTCTATAGGTAGTTTCCTGGTGAATTTTATTGCAGAGGATTCTATTGCCGGCCTACAGGAGTCTGATGCCGCATTTTACATTTCTCTATACTGGGGCGGCGCCCTGGTAGGACGTTTTGTCGGTGCGCTGGTAATGCGTTATATCTCGGCAGGTAAAGTACTGGGCATCTGTTCCATTGGTTCTTGTGCACTATTGGTGATAACCGTTACCGGCAGTGGTTTTTTGGCCATGTATGCTGTGTTGGCGGTAGGCTTATTTAATTCCATTATGTTCCCGACGATTTTCAGTTTGGCGCTGGCTAAATTAGGAGTGGCTACCAGTCAGGGGTCCGGAATCCTATGCCAGGCAATTGTGGGTGGAGCGATTGTACCTTTACTACAAGGTGTTCTTGCTGATCAAGTGGGTGTGCAAATTTCGTTTGTCTTACCGATTTTCTGTTATCTCTATATCCTTTACTACGGTGCTATCGGACACCGTCCTGATAAGCATGCTTGA
- a CDS encoding di-heme oxidoredictase family protein produces MKSYNAPWDKMQYLPVKLFFKCSRLLRTKANVSFIFYVLLIFNASHVAGMQALQGEVSGIQFIDEDSAEFFVNTDGWADVHYQIGDGVQQNVRLQKTGNRQTLYLNELYQGDLVKYSFTYIDQECNCAVDSEVRSYIHGDGDGDGDGDGDGDGDGDGDGDGDGDGDDTGGQIGDTGIQDKGATSAQFFVNHSGWADVHYTLNGAGQLNHRMMLLGGVNKFEVNGLSAGDVINYRFTYWDVACNCAKVTEWATYTHDGDGDGDGDGDGDGDGDGDGDGDKDSDNDGVADIDDLCPNTPLETPVDIHGCSLVMDVAEVSINNRFLIGGNGSESPGFALYVFDGDLGSSGSNCNDKCTDNWPPLLVNDTAASGIAGLTTITRNDGSQQAAYNGRPLYFFTGDLLPDDSNGQGEGGSWWLAELTGGGDIVPLFNSSTPLEPETIIDTGDAIITRFADRARDRHAREDQFQAYDHYLTFYWEHRTAQIEIIDRVAKGGDDITINVVTEWELGQPEFRAFYRGINTVAEYYHNVLLDREPADVTRYSTTINYNSKEARALQIGDRMEMEISQFLRDPPNGRANYYGTTVLYIVGQGGLVPWEARGVFGNPSTEREDSYPIPSVGWLGGNTTLPYQYSDEPDNHFMQMASNLAPQNGQVFVRGRRVHHSDFGDGSHNESSENPNFSELANKLGSQYINRSCVSCHVKNGRAPSAAPGSDLSQYVVKVGTASGEADPLLGSVLQPKSTNGSPETTATLSTWLEEDGLRRPVYNFSGNSPTHYSPRIAPQLVGMGLLEAISEDSIVALADPDDSNGDGISGRLQIVNDPQSGEQRVGRFGWKAGQASVALQVAAALNTDMGVMTSIFPQPDCGSVQSDCGVNGSELSDKHFNDLVDYVSLLGVSARRDINNNTALQGEELFGSAGCSGCHTPAFVTSAYHPKAELRNQTIHPYTDLLLHDMGPGLADSLPEGNASGSEWRTPPLWGLGLGASISGDENYLHDGRARTLNEAILWHGGEGERAKQAYERMSGAEKNALVIFLKSL; encoded by the coding sequence ATGAAGAGCTATAACGCTCCCTGGGACAAAATGCAGTATCTACCAGTCAAGCTATTTTTCAAATGCTCACGCCTATTACGCACGAAGGCTAATGTGAGCTTCATATTTTACGTATTATTAATTTTCAATGCCAGCCATGTTGCAGGTATGCAGGCATTGCAAGGTGAGGTCAGCGGTATTCAATTTATTGATGAGGATTCGGCTGAATTTTTTGTAAATACCGATGGCTGGGCAGATGTGCATTACCAGATTGGTGATGGGGTACAACAAAATGTGCGCTTGCAGAAAACAGGTAACCGGCAAACGCTATATCTGAACGAATTGTATCAGGGGGATCTTGTTAAGTACAGTTTCACCTATATCGATCAGGAATGTAATTGTGCTGTGGATAGTGAAGTAAGAAGTTATATTCATGGCGATGGCGATGGCGATGGCGATGGCGATGGCGATGGCGATGGCGATGGCGATGGCGATGGCGATGGCGATGGCGATGGCGATGATACAGGTGGACAAATTGGAGATACGGGCATCCAGGATAAAGGCGCCACTAGCGCACAGTTTTTTGTAAATCATTCCGGCTGGGCGGATGTACACTATACATTAAACGGTGCTGGCCAATTAAATCACCGCATGATGCTCTTGGGAGGCGTAAATAAATTTGAGGTCAACGGTCTTTCCGCAGGTGATGTGATCAATTACCGGTTTACCTATTGGGATGTAGCATGTAACTGCGCAAAGGTTACTGAATGGGCAACTTATACTCATGACGGTGACGGTGACGGTGACGGTGACGGTGACGGTGACGGTGACGGTGACGGTGACGGTGACGGTGACAAGGATAGTGATAATGATGGAGTGGCAGATATTGATGATCTCTGCCCCAATACCCCGCTGGAAACCCCAGTAGATATTCATGGTTGTTCGCTGGTAATGGATGTGGCTGAAGTCAGCATCAACAATAGGTTTTTGATTGGGGGTAACGGCAGTGAATCTCCCGGTTTTGCACTCTATGTTTTTGATGGAGATCTGGGTTCATCTGGTAGTAATTGTAACGATAAATGTACCGATAATTGGCCGCCATTGTTGGTAAACGATACAGCTGCCTCGGGTATTGCTGGGTTGACTACCATAACCCGTAATGACGGAAGCCAGCAGGCTGCTTACAATGGTCGTCCTTTGTACTTCTTCACAGGTGATTTGCTACCTGATGATAGCAATGGTCAGGGAGAGGGTGGTTCTTGGTGGCTTGCTGAGCTAACCGGTGGTGGTGATATTGTGCCCCTTTTTAATAGTAGTACCCCGCTGGAACCAGAAACTATTATTGACACGGGGGATGCAATTATCACTCGCTTTGCAGACAGGGCTCGCGATCGTCATGCCCGGGAAGATCAATTCCAGGCTTATGATCACTATCTCACTTTTTATTGGGAGCATCGCACAGCGCAAATTGAAATTATCGATCGGGTTGCGAAGGGTGGTGATGATATTACCATCAACGTGGTTACTGAGTGGGAATTGGGCCAACCCGAGTTTCGTGCTTTTTATCGGGGAATAAATACTGTAGCGGAGTATTACCATAATGTTTTATTGGATCGTGAGCCGGCCGATGTGACTCGATATAGCACTACTATTAATTACAATAGTAAAGAGGCTCGGGCCCTCCAAATTGGGGATCGTATGGAAATGGAGATAAGCCAATTTTTACGTGATCCTCCCAATGGTCGGGCCAATTATTACGGAACTACAGTGCTCTATATCGTTGGGCAAGGAGGTCTGGTGCCTTGGGAGGCAAGGGGCGTATTTGGCAATCCTTCCACTGAGCGTGAAGACTCATATCCCATTCCCTCTGTGGGCTGGTTGGGGGGGAATACAACTCTTCCTTATCAATACTCAGATGAGCCCGACAATCATTTTATGCAAATGGCATCAAATCTTGCTCCGCAAAATGGTCAAGTCTTCGTTAGAGGCCGTCGAGTTCATCATAGTGATTTTGGTGATGGTTCCCATAATGAGAGTAGTGAGAATCCCAATTTCTCGGAATTAGCCAATAAATTAGGCTCCCAGTATATCAACCGATCCTGCGTTAGTTGTCATGTGAAAAATGGCCGAGCCCCTTCGGCCGCACCGGGTTCAGACTTATCCCAATATGTAGTTAAAGTGGGTACTGCCAGCGGTGAAGCAGATCCTCTTTTGGGGAGTGTGTTACAGCCCAAAAGTACAAATGGTAGCCCTGAAACTACTGCCACCCTGAGTACATGGCTGGAGGAAGATGGCTTACGTCGCCCTGTTTATAATTTTAGTGGAAATAGCCCTACACACTATTCTCCCCGTATTGCTCCGCAACTGGTAGGTATGGGGCTTTTGGAAGCGATTTCTGAAGACAGTATCGTTGCCTTGGCAGACCCGGATGATAGCAATGGTGATGGTATTAGCGGACGCCTGCAGATTGTTAATGATCCTCAAAGTGGTGAGCAACGTGTTGGCCGTTTTGGATGGAAGGCGGGCCAAGCCAGTGTTGCTTTGCAGGTTGCCGCAGCCCTCAATACTGATATGGGAGTTATGACTTCTATCTTTCCGCAACCTGATTGTGGCAGTGTCCAATCAGATTGTGGTGTTAATGGTAGCGAATTAAGTGACAAGCATTTTAATGATTTGGTGGACTATGTATCTCTTCTAGGTGTCAGCGCACGTCGTGATATCAATAACAATACCGCGCTGCAGGGCGAAGAGTTGTTTGGCAGCGCTGGCTGTAGTGGTTGCCACACGCCTGCTTTCGTGACTAGCGCCTATCACCCGAAGGCGGAACTGCGAAACCAAACAATTCATCCTTATACCGATTTATTGCTACATGATATGGGGCCAGGCCTTGCAGATAGTCTTCCTGAGGGGAATGCTTCAGGTTCAGAATGGCGTACTCCTCCATTATGGGGTCTTGGTTTGGGGGCAAGTATTAGTGGTGATGAGAATTATCTACATGACGGTCGTGCCCGAACCCTTAATGAGGCGATCTTGTGGCATGGCGGAGAAGGAGAAAGAGCGAAACAAGCCTACGAGCGTATGTCGGGTGCTGAAAAAAATGCATTAGTGATATTTTTGAAATCTCTTTAA
- a CDS encoding LytTR family DNA-binding domain-containing protein translates to MNKLTVVLVDDEPLALRLLKSMLEEFSDIKIVACCRNGREALQAVSDHTPDLLVLDVQMPGMSGFDVVHHLQGDTIPQVIFVTAYDQYALKAFEIHAVDYVLKPLDNGRLHTALNRAKQRLYQMSTSKDDSHRGEKNRLLRSIEDAANQGDATTKAYPLHTNSNRLAIKDRGSIIMVNQHDIEWIDAAGDYMCVHVKGETHVMRSTIKDLQKQLCVESFKRIHRSTLVNLNYIEQIKVLTKGEYFLTLTSGAKVKVSRNYRLPIKEFLESNRLENSPAPEAL, encoded by the coding sequence ATGAACAAACTCACTGTCGTGCTGGTGGACGACGAACCCCTGGCCTTACGGCTGTTAAAAAGTATGCTCGAAGAGTTTTCGGATATAAAGATTGTCGCCTGCTGCCGAAACGGAAGAGAAGCTCTGCAGGCTGTATCCGATCATACTCCAGATTTGCTGGTACTGGATGTTCAGATGCCGGGAATGAGCGGCTTTGATGTAGTCCATCACTTACAGGGTGATACCATACCCCAGGTTATATTCGTCACCGCCTATGACCAGTACGCCCTGAAAGCCTTCGAGATCCATGCCGTTGACTATGTACTTAAGCCACTAGACAACGGGCGCCTGCATACAGCTCTCAACCGGGCCAAACAGCGCCTGTACCAGATGAGCACCTCCAAAGATGACAGCCATCGGGGGGAAAAAAACCGGCTGTTGCGCTCCATAGAAGATGCCGCAAACCAGGGTGACGCAACCACAAAAGCCTACCCACTCCATACCAACTCAAACCGACTGGCGATTAAAGATCGCGGTAGTATCATTATGGTGAATCAACATGATATTGAGTGGATCGATGCAGCAGGTGACTATATGTGTGTACATGTAAAAGGGGAAACCCATGTAATGCGCAGCACCATTAAAGACTTGCAAAAGCAACTATGTGTTGAGAGCTTCAAGCGTATTCATAGGTCAACGTTAGTGAACCTCAACTACATTGAGCAGATCAAGGTTTTGACTAAGGGCGAGTATTTTCTCACCCTGACCAGCGGGGCCAAAGTAAAGGTCAGCAGAAACTACCGACTGCCCATCAAAGAGTTTCTCGAATCCAATCGACTGGAAAATTCACCGGCTCCAGAAGCTTTATAG
- a CDS encoding sensor histidine kinase, which produces MQYTTRHNTDISTDIQSTRWFWKLQLVSWVGILLVTFLSLTLWHSPTEWPKFEPENTIFQCTVAYILSLFLRPIFDIAWDSELAVRTVIYLLAVAVISGIWTLVRMEAYIRLSGEHSIWSEFGGWYYASLFVFLFWSALYCGVKYHILLQDEHQKMLEVAAVNEREQLRRLQAEAIASEAQLKMLRYQLNPHFLFNTLNSINALICLQHADDAREMVVRLSDFLRLSLKESPMQKIVLEREIEAVLLYLEIEKTRFVDRLSVYLAIDEEVRDAMVPSMLLQPLVENSVKYAIAPNEQGGTIEIRARRFGTRLLLEVNDTGSTVDTPEQLDGQTTSTGVGLKNVRERLSNLYPQDFLIKQYQKDNCGMLVQIDIPLEIFIHPIDQAQREVL; this is translated from the coding sequence ATGCAGTACACGACCCGTCACAATACGGACATTAGCACTGATATTCAGTCAACCCGCTGGTTTTGGAAATTACAGCTGGTCAGCTGGGTAGGGATTTTATTGGTTACATTTCTTTCGCTCACCCTGTGGCACTCCCCCACTGAGTGGCCAAAATTTGAGCCAGAAAATACCATTTTCCAGTGCACTGTAGCCTATATTCTATCGCTATTTCTGAGGCCTATTTTTGATATAGCCTGGGATTCAGAGCTGGCAGTGCGCACTGTCATCTACCTGCTCGCGGTAGCTGTGATCTCGGGAATATGGACATTGGTACGGATGGAGGCCTATATCCGCTTGAGCGGTGAACACTCTATCTGGTCTGAATTCGGCGGCTGGTATTATGCCTCACTCTTTGTCTTTCTGTTCTGGAGCGCCCTGTACTGTGGGGTGAAATACCACATACTACTTCAAGATGAGCATCAGAAGATGCTGGAAGTTGCCGCTGTAAACGAACGTGAGCAGTTGCGTAGACTCCAGGCAGAAGCCATAGCCAGCGAAGCCCAATTGAAAATGTTGCGCTACCAACTGAACCCTCACTTCCTATTTAACACCCTGAACTCAATAAATGCTTTGATTTGCCTCCAGCATGCCGATGATGCCCGCGAGATGGTTGTACGCCTTAGTGACTTCCTACGCCTATCCCTCAAAGAAAGCCCTATGCAAAAAATAGTACTTGAACGAGAAATAGAGGCCGTACTGCTTTATTTAGAGATTGAGAAGACCCGTTTTGTCGACAGGCTAAGCGTATACCTCGCCATTGATGAGGAAGTTCGCGATGCAATGGTTCCCAGCATGCTGCTGCAACCTCTGGTGGAAAATTCAGTTAAATACGCTATTGCCCCCAACGAGCAAGGGGGAACTATTGAAATTCGGGCTCGACGCTTCGGTACTCGCCTGCTACTGGAAGTAAATGACACCGGCAGTACAGTTGATACTCCAGAACAGCTAGACGGCCAAACAACCTCAACAGGAGTTGGCCTCAAGAATGTTCGGGAGAGACTTTCCAATCTATACCCTCAGGATTTCCTTATAAAGCAGTACCAAAAAGATAATTGCGGGATGTTGGTTCAAATTGATATCCCGCTGGAAATTTTTATCCATCCTATTGATCAGGCACAGAGAGAAGTCCTATGA
- a CDS encoding sugar MFS transporter gives MSSNNMAANGAGTEGPPAESTSYFNFAALTSLFLLWGFITGLNDVLVPHLKNVFELSYTRAVLVQFYFFMAYFLLSVPAGFLLRRVGYQLGMVLGLLVACAGCLVFIPAARLQIYEVFLLGLFVLASGITVLQVSANPYVIALGSSRTAPSRLNMTQAFNSLGTTLAPVIGGAVFFTAISVSSGPEVITNISDFRSREALLVDRPYFWLAVILLLMVAFFSWIRLPVISSHQLTPGSGFAKSDVFSIWRFPRLTLGAVGIFAYVGAEVAIGSFLVSFFGEPSVANMPPLEAAHFVSYYWGGAMIGRFAGALLLRYVSAGKVLAVCGLGAVALISSSIFSSGLFAVWAIVAVGLCNSIMFPTIFSLALRGLGSHTSQGSGVLCMAIVGGAIIPLLQGVLADNAGIQFSFLVPMLCYCYIVYYGAFSPTLRGAAQE, from the coding sequence GTGTCCTCGAACAATATGGCAGCAAATGGTGCTGGCACCGAAGGGCCTCCAGCTGAGTCCACCAGTTATTTTAATTTTGCGGCTTTGACCTCTCTGTTTTTACTCTGGGGATTTATCACTGGCCTTAATGATGTATTGGTGCCGCATCTTAAAAATGTATTTGAGCTGAGTTATACACGAGCTGTTTTGGTGCAGTTTTATTTCTTCATGGCATATTTCTTGCTGTCAGTTCCTGCTGGTTTTTTATTGCGTAGAGTTGGTTACCAGTTAGGGATGGTGCTTGGGTTACTGGTGGCCTGTGCTGGCTGCTTGGTATTTATCCCTGCCGCACGCCTCCAAATCTATGAAGTATTCTTACTTGGTTTATTTGTTCTGGCCTCGGGTATAACTGTATTACAGGTATCTGCAAACCCCTATGTTATTGCTCTTGGCAGTAGCCGTACGGCACCCAGTCGCCTGAATATGACGCAGGCTTTCAACTCCCTGGGAACCACATTGGCACCGGTAATTGGAGGAGCGGTGTTCTTTACCGCAATATCGGTAAGTTCCGGCCCGGAGGTGATCACTAATATTTCTGACTTTCGGTCACGGGAAGCACTTCTGGTAGACAGGCCTTATTTCTGGCTGGCAGTTATTCTGTTGCTGATGGTGGCCTTCTTCTCTTGGATACGTCTTCCTGTTATATCAAGCCATCAGCTGACTCCAGGGAGTGGATTCGCTAAAAGTGATGTTTTTTCTATCTGGCGCTTTCCAAGATTGACTTTAGGTGCGGTGGGAATTTTTGCTTATGTTGGTGCCGAAGTGGCAATAGGCAGTTTCCTGGTCAGTTTTTTTGGGGAACCCTCGGTAGCGAATATGCCCCCTCTAGAGGCGGCTCACTTTGTTTCTTACTATTGGGGTGGAGCCATGATTGGTCGCTTTGCCGGCGCTTTGCTACTACGTTATGTATCTGCTGGTAAGGTGCTGGCTGTTTGTGGCCTGGGGGCAGTTGCTCTTATTTCATCGTCAATTTTTTCATCTGGGTTGTTTGCTGTTTGGGCGATTGTTGCCGTAGGCTTGTGCAACTCTATTATGTTCCCTACTATTTTCAGCCTTGCCCTTCGTGGTCTTGGCAGCCATACGAGTCAAGGTAGTGGTGTGTTGTGCATGGCCATAGTCGGAGGGGCGATTATTCCACTTTTACAAGGTGTGCTTGCCGATAATGCTGGCATCCAGTTTTCATTTTTGGTGCCTATGTTGTGCTACTGCTACATTGTTTATTACGGTGCGTTTTCACCGACTTTGCGCGGTGCTGCGCAGGAGTAA
- a CDS encoding glycoside hydrolase family 3 protein has protein sequence MNFKKRLSLGLALIILVVTGCQQQSAGVHTRKDGPQVNAGGSLENWPVLEPALARDEKLEARITEIMSRMSLEEKVGQMIQAEIRHVTPEDVKKYHLGSVLNGGGTFPNNNKFATPQDWLALSGAFFEASMDTSDGGVAIPLIWGSDAVHGHNNVIGATLFPHNIGLGAARDPNLIERIGRATAREVAVTGIDWTFAPTVAVARDDRWGRTYESYSEDPAIVAEYAEAMVRGLQGAKTDADFLRGENLVATAKHFVGDGGTTRGIDRGDNAVPEKELAEVHAAGYLTALPAGVQTVMASFNSWNGEKLHGHRYLLTNVLKERLGFDGFVVGDWSGHSFVPGCTLESCAAAINAGLDMFMVPADWKALYESTLAQARSGEIRPERLEDAVRRILRVKLRAGLFERNIPLAGKDGIIGNDEHRAIAREAVRKSLVLLKNNQQLLPLSAGQNVLVVGDGADNLSKQSGGWTISWQGTGNTRADFPGATSIFEGIDSAVKTAGGEAVLSVDGSFGDDTFANGKAPEVAIVVYGEEPYAEWHGDITNIEYQRYNKKDLALLQQLREQGLPVVSIFLSGRPLWVNKELNASDAFVAAWLPGSEGSGVADVLFRNATGEVHYPFTGKLPFSWPMYSNQTILNAYHENYDPLFKYGYGLGNAEESLVGNELPESSSNYAGAAMEDAWLMVSRPRAPWVLNISEDNSKLVPVHGNYATSGDDDNIVVASIDMSNQGDARLIKWKGLRPGAVELSVEYMQNLNAYLEERSALSLNIRVDQEVKKPIIAAMTCGENCIAKVPLQSTLKTMQLNDWTHISVDLQCFANAGADFGKIFSVFRLESEGAMEIAVANVKLIPEAAKTATVQCES, from the coding sequence GTGAATTTTAAAAAACGATTATCATTGGGTTTAGCACTCATTATTTTGGTGGTTACCGGTTGTCAGCAGCAGAGTGCTGGGGTTCACACAAGAAAGGATGGGCCCCAGGTGAACGCTGGTGGCAGCCTGGAAAATTGGCCAGTTCTTGAACCAGCATTGGCTCGAGATGAAAAACTGGAAGCACGTATTACGGAGATCATGTCCCGTATGTCGTTGGAGGAAAAAGTAGGTCAGATGATACAGGCGGAAATTCGCCATGTAACTCCTGAAGATGTGAAAAAATATCACCTGGGATCTGTACTCAATGGTGGTGGTACCTTCCCGAATAATAATAAGTTTGCTACTCCCCAGGATTGGCTAGCACTCTCCGGTGCCTTCTTTGAAGCATCCATGGACACCTCCGATGGTGGTGTCGCTATTCCTCTGATTTGGGGTTCCGATGCCGTTCACGGTCACAATAATGTAATTGGTGCAACACTGTTCCCTCATAATATCGGTTTGGGTGCTGCCAGGGATCCCAATCTGATCGAACGCATTGGTCGTGCAACTGCCCGTGAAGTTGCAGTAACAGGAATTGATTGGACATTTGCCCCCACGGTGGCCGTAGCACGCGATGATCGTTGGGGGCGTACCTACGAAAGTTATTCTGAAGATCCCGCTATAGTTGCCGAATATGCGGAAGCCATGGTCAGGGGGCTACAAGGGGCCAAAACTGACGCAGATTTTCTGCGCGGCGAGAATCTGGTGGCCACCGCCAAGCACTTTGTCGGTGATGGTGGTACTACCCGCGGCATTGACCGCGGTGACAATGCTGTACCTGAGAAAGAGCTGGCTGAAGTACATGCCGCTGGCTATTTGACCGCGTTGCCCGCTGGTGTTCAAACTGTGATGGCTTCATTCAACAGTTGGAACGGTGAGAAGCTGCATGGCCACAGATATCTACTGACGAATGTCCTTAAAGAGCGTTTAGGTTTTGATGGTTTTGTTGTGGGAGACTGGAGTGGTCACAGTTTCGTCCCCGGTTGTACCCTGGAGAGTTGCGCTGCAGCCATTAATGCAGGGCTGGACATGTTCATGGTGCCGGCGGATTGGAAAGCTCTCTACGAGAGTACCCTTGCCCAAGCCAGGAGCGGTGAAATTCGCCCTGAGCGCCTGGAGGATGCTGTACGTCGTATCCTGAGAGTCAAACTTCGTGCAGGTTTATTTGAGCGCAACATACCACTGGCAGGTAAGGATGGCATTATCGGCAATGATGAGCATCGTGCGATTGCTCGTGAAGCGGTGCGTAAATCTCTGGTGTTACTGAAAAATAATCAGCAGCTGTTACCGCTGTCTGCCGGGCAAAATGTTCTAGTGGTGGGTGATGGTGCTGACAACCTTTCTAAGCAGAGTGGCGGCTGGACAATTTCTTGGCAGGGTACAGGAAATACTCGAGCTGATTTTCCCGGTGCAACTTCTATTTTTGAAGGGATTGATTCAGCAGTAAAAACTGCTGGTGGCGAAGCTGTCCTGAGTGTGGATGGATCTTTCGGAGATGACACCTTTGCAAATGGCAAGGCACCTGAGGTAGCAATTGTTGTCTATGGAGAAGAACCCTACGCTGAGTGGCACGGAGATATCACCAATATTGAATACCAGCGCTACAACAAAAAAGATTTGGCGTTACTGCAACAATTGCGTGAGCAAGGTCTGCCAGTTGTCAGTATTTTCCTCTCTGGTCGTCCGCTATGGGTGAACAAGGAGCTGAATGCCTCCGATGCGTTTGTTGCAGCATGGTTGCCTGGTTCGGAAGGGAGTGGTGTTGCGGATGTGCTATTCAGAAATGCTACTGGTGAAGTGCATTATCCATTCACCGGTAAGTTACCTTTCAGCTGGCCAATGTACTCCAATCAGACAATACTAAACGCCTATCATGAGAATTACGACCCTCTGTTCAAGTATGGTTATGGCTTGGGGAATGCAGAGGAGTCTCTGGTCGGCAATGAGCTACCGGAGTCCAGTTCGAACTATGCTGGTGCTGCTATGGAAGACGCATGGTTAATGGTTTCCCGTCCACGTGCTCCTTGGGTTTTAAATATCTCTGAAGATAATTCAAAGCTTGTTCCTGTTCATGGTAACTACGCGACGAGTGGCGATGATGACAATATTGTTGTGGCTTCGATTGATATGTCTAATCAGGGTGATGCAAGGCTAATCAAATGGAAAGGGTTGCGTCCGGGTGCGGTAGAATTATCGGTCGAATATATGCAAAACCTTAATGCCTATTTGGAGGAGAGGTCTGCACTTAGCTTAAATATCCGTGTTGATCAGGAGGTAAAAAAGCCAATTATCGCGGCGATGACTTGTGGTGAAAATTGTATCGCTAAAGTGCCTCTGCAATCGACCTTGAAAACCATGCAGCTGAATGATTGGACTCATATCTCTGTGGACCTGCAGTGTTTTGCCAATGCGGGCGCTGATTTTGGTAAAATTTTCAGCGTTTTCCGCTTGGAAAGTGAAGGCGCTATGGAAATTGCGGTGGCCAATGTGAAATTGATTCCAGAAGCGGCCAAAACGGCAACAGTTCAGTGTGAAAGTTAA